The genomic region TGTCTTAATCGGCGCACGATCCGCTAACGATTATTATTACCGATTCTTCAATGGTAAAATCGATGACGTCCGCATTTACGATTATGCTCTAAGTGCAGCCGAAGCTAATCAACTTTATCTGATTCCTGAACCCGCAACTATCGCATTGCTCGGCCTCGGTGCCTTAAGCCTCATTAGAAAAAATCGGTTAATAAAAATAACAATTTAAGAAGGAGATAAATCATGAAAAAGTTAATGACAGTTTGTGCAGTAGTGGGATTGATTATGGCAACAGCCGGCACGGCGCAGGCAGCGCTCGACGTTGATACGATAGTCATGACCTCCTACAAGAGTCATACAGATGGGACACCAGATTTCTACCCCTGGCGCTTTGAGGTCTGGGTAGAACTTGATGATTCTGGCAGCCTCGACCATATCGAAGTAACAAAGCCCGGCGATTTGACGCCCTTTACTACTATTTACGAAGTCGATGGCAATTGGGAATTCGAGTCATCGGGGTATCTTACCATTGCGGCCTTGCAGGGCGACTACCCAACTGGCGAGTACACTTTCGACTTTTACAGCGACAGCAGTTCGTTGCTTACCTTCAATCTGGACAACAGCGGCCTTACCGAGCCCACGAACCCTGTCAATTTCACCTATCCCGCTTATGGTGCAACGGATGTTAGTCTCAATCCGACGTTCACCTGGACTATAGACAGCGGCGCCGGGGATGCCTTAGGTTTATGGCTGGATAGCGATAACGATTGGTACGAGAACATCCCTGTCTCGATGGATACAACTTCCTGGGAGCCGCTCGGCCCACTGAACCCCAATTGCACCTACGACCTTGAGGTCTCGGTCATCAATGCCAAGGACCTCAACGGACTTGCTTTCCCTACTATGACTGTTGGCAGTGACGAGTTCAAATACGGTCTTTGGATTGAATACCTCAACGGGATAGAGTTCACCACGATTCCGGAACCCGCCTCCGCAGCGATACTTGCGTTAGGGATGTTTGCCTTAAGAAGAAAACACAAATAACATAAATTCTTTTGTCCGGTGGGTCTATAAGCCGGGTTCTGTAGTCGGCGACCATTTCTCTGGGATTGCCGTTGCCGACAACCTCAAGCAACCTACCCGCCGGGATAACGCTCGGGCCGAGCATACCGGCATACTTGGTCTTGCAGGCGGTGGGGTTTACCCTGCCGATTCTGTCACCAAAATCGCGGTGCGCTCTTACCGCACCTTTTCACCATTGCCCGAAGGCTGTGTATTTTCTGTGGCACTTTCCCGTGGATTTCTCCAGATGGCCGTTAGCCATCACCGCGCCCTGTCCTGCCCGGACTTTCCTCCCCGCACCTGCTCCATATTCTCTTAAAATCTGTTTCAATTCTTAAAAGAATACCAAGCAGGTGCGGGGCGGCCGCCCGACCCGCCGGACAAAAGAATTTAAAATTATCAGAATAAATTTTACGGCGGTTATTATATCATAAAAACCTTATTTTTTGCAAGTCCAGTAATAAAAAGGCCTTATTGGCGGTTTAAACCTTGATTTTAGACTATTTTTGTGGTATAATATCTTCAATCCGATGTCTTGTAATAAGGTGGTTTGGGCTTTGATATTAAGGCCATGCGGAGGCGGGAAGATATTGTTCTAAAATTTTTTTGCCGCATTTATCCGTGTGGAATTGCAGTATATAAATTTTGGAGAAAGAAACAGAACATGAAATACTCACTTAAATCCAGTGTCATTATTCCTGCAATTATTATTTCTATTTTATCTTTGAGTATCGGCACAAGCACAGCGGCCGGAGAAGACTCCAACAGCATTTCAGTAATTAAGGTAGGACCAACAACCCTGGGAGATTCTCTTAGCCTTGAACAATTACAGAAAATCACAGTAATGTTTATGGACAGCCCTCCTTTTCCGCCAAAAGATATCCAAAGACTCTCAGTTACTGAGATGTCGCAGTCGGCGGTAATGCTCAGCGTTCCAACTTCGGTCTGGACTTACGGCTGCTCTGCAACTTCGGCCGGAATGATTTTCGGATATTACGACCGCACAGGATATCCGAATATGTATACAGGCCCGACTAACGGCGGCGTTGCTCCGCTGCATGATCTCGGACAGGGGATTAGCACGCCTATTGCCGGTTCGTGTTCCATAATCGCTACGCAGAATGGTTTTGACGGAAGAGCGACAAGAGGGCATGTTGACGATTACTGGACGGGCTACTTAGATCCCGGTCCTGACCCATGGGAAGGAAACTGGACCGAACATACCTGGGGCGGATGCACCGCTGACTATATGGGAACCAACCAGTGGAAGTGGGACTTTGACCCATGGTCAAACGGCGACGGAACACGAGAAACCAACGTAGACGGCTCTACATCGGTTTTTTCTTACAACGACGCAACAAAATTGTATGATTATGTGCCACCTTCAAGCCTGGGACTGCCTCAGACAGAATTATGTCACGGCTTAAGATTGTTTGCTGAATCGCGAGGTTATACGGTTCAGGAAAATTACACTCAAAGAATAGATCCGTTAGTGTCCGGAGGTTTTTCTTTGGCCAATTACAGAACGGAAATCGATAACGGCCATCCGGTCATGATTCAGCTCGAGGGACATACTATGGTTGGCGTAGGTTACGAAGCGAGTTCGCAGACAATCTACGTTAACGACACATGGGACAACAGCGTTCATCCAATGACATGGGGAGGCAGTTATTCCGGAATGGCACATTGGGGCGTTACAATAATTCATCTTATTCCGTTGCCGCCCGGTCAGGCGACCAATCCTGACCCGAACAATGGTGCAACAAATGTCAGTTTAGCTGTCCAGCTTAGCTGGACTGCCGGGGTCAATGCAGTATCACATGATGTTTATTTCGGAACCACAAATCCGCCAGTGTTTCAGGGTAATCAGACAGGAACGACTTTTAACTCCGAAATAATGGCAGGCGGAACAACTCACTATTGGCGTATAGATGAAAAGAATTCCGGTGGTACAACTACAGGCGTAGTCTGGCATTTTACCACGGTTAATGTACGGTCATTGACAACCTCGACTACAGCGGGCGGTACTGTAAGTACGCCGGGCATAGGCACCTTCTGGTATACCAAAGAGGCCAATGCAGATATCGCCGCATCGCCGAATACCGGTTATTCTTTCGTTAACTGGACCGGAACAGCGGTAACAGCCGGCAAGGTTGCAGACCCGAATTCACCGAACACAACCGTTACGATGAGCGGCAATTATACAATCTGTGCCAACTTTGATACCAGTCAGAAGTCTTTGGCAACCTCTGCTTCGGCAGGCGGTACTGTAAGTACGCCGGGCATAGGTACATACTGGTATGCCAGAAACACCGATGCAAATGTAGTCGCACTGCCGAATAGCGGTTATTTTTTCGTTAACTGGACCGGCACAGCGGTAACTGCCGGCAAGGTTGCGAATCCGAGTTCACCGAACACAACCGTTATGATGAGCAGCAATTATACAATCCGGGCAAACTTCGATACAAATCTGAAGTTTTTGACAACCTCTGCTACAGGCGGCGGTACTGTAACAACGCCCGGGGTAGGTACATACGGCTATGACAAAAACACCTTTGCAGATATCACTGCGCTGGCGGAGCCAAATCATATTTTCATTAACTGGACCGGCACAGCGGTAACGGCGGGTAAGGTTGCAAATCCGAATTCGCCGAGCACGACGGTTCTGATTGATGCCGACCGCACGGTTCAGGCCAACTTTGCATTCGCCATTGACCCGCTGCAAATTTCCTGGGTGCAAAGATATAACGGCACAGTCAACGGCCCGGATTACGCGATGGACATTGCCGCCGATTCAAACGGCAATGCTTATGTTACCGGCTATGCCAAAAACATCGGAACAGATTACGACTTCGTAACAATAAAATACACGCCGGACGGCAATACCGCGTGGGCAAAAATATACAACCGCAGTTCTTCGACCCCGGACTATGCAATGGCAATCGCTGTCGACGCAAATTCAAATGTTATTGTCGCCGGTTACGATTACACCACATATTCCGGCTATGACGGTGTTGTGGTAAAATACGATTCCGCAGGCACCCAGCTCTGGGCGAAGACATACAATCAGTCAGGCGCCAGCGACGACAGGCTAAGCGATGTCGCAGTAGACGCCAACGGCAATGTCTATGTAATCGGAAGGACAAACCAGGACTGCCTGATAATAAAATACACTCCTGACGGCACCCTTGCCTGGTCGAAGACCTATAACGGCACAGGAAACAATTTTGATACTTTCTATAAACTTGCGATTGACAGCAGCGGCAATATTTATGCCTGCGGCGAAACGGCGGGGGCCGGTACATACCAGGACGGCTTGATAATGAAATATTCGCCGGACGGGACTTTATTATGGATGGATACTTATAACGGTTCCGCCAACCAGTGGGATATGCTGGAGGCAATCGCTATCGATTCGGCCGACAATATTTATGTTACAGGTTCTGTGGAAACCGCGAGCGATTGCGATTATGTAACGATAAAATACTCACCAGCCGGCAGTCGGCTCTGGACGGCTTTTTATGCCGGCGCAAGCTGGGGCTGGGATTATTCCTACGCAATCGCTGTCAGTTTGGATGGCAATGTCGTTGTTACAGGATACAGCGAAGGGGAAACCAGTTCCGATGCGGCTACTGTAAAATACGATTCTGCGACAGGCGCACAAATCTGGGCGGCCAGATACAACGGCGCCGGCAATGCAACGGATTATACCGATTCTATTGCAACCGACAAAGTCGGCAATGTTTATGTTCACGGCAGAAGCTTCGAAGCGACCTCGACAGATTATCTTACCATCTGCTATGATTCGAACGGCAATGAGCGATGGAGAGTAAATTATAACGGTTCGGCCGGACTGACCGATATCGGCAGCGCAATCGCGGTTTATGATAATAACAATATCTATGTTACCGGCTGCAGTATGAATTCGACAAGTAATTATGATTACGCGACCATTAAATACACGATATTCGAGCCGTGTCCTGCCCCGCCTCAGGGCGATTTAAACGGCGACTGCCATGTCAACTTTTTTGACCTTGCGATTTTTGCCGATGGCTATACAGGCTGGGAAACGGATTATGTAACGCTTGAAGATATAGCCGATACCTGGCTGAATTGCGGTCTTTTGCATCAGAGCGAATGCTGGCAGTAAGGCGGCTCGGCTGAATATTCTTAAAAGAATACCTGGATTTGCGCTTTATAGGACTGTAAAAGTAGTCTTTTTATCAGTTTAAAGCTTGATTTTTTGCCAATTTCGTGGTATAATACCCCTATTAATAACTCAAAGACAGGGGTGGCTATGCCGGTTTCTTCGGTTTCCCAAACGAGCAGGAAGATGGATTTTCAGGTGTTTTTTATAATTGCTGTTTGTCTGTGCGCGATTAGCGGTTCTGTTTTTGCCGCCGGGCCGCAGATAGACTGGACGGCAAGATATAACGGAACAGCAAACAGTCACGATTACGCGACAGATATGGCTATAGATTCGAACGGCTTTGTCTATGTGAGCGGCTACGCGAAAAACGTCAGCACGAATGAAGATTTTGTAACGATAAAATACACGCCGGACGGAAATACCGTCTGGACAAAAACATATAATCGTATAGGCGGAAGTCCCGATTATTCTGAAGCGATAACGATTGACGCGAATTCAAATGTCGTAGTTGCCGGCCGCAGTAAATTACCAACGTCGCTGAACAATGACGGCGCAGTGATAAAATACAATTCTTCCGGCACGCAGCTTTGGGTAAAGACATACAATTCTGCAGGCGACAGCGAAGACAGTTTTTCTGATGTTGTTACAGACGCCGGCGGTAACATTTATATATCCGGCACGGCAAACGGAGACGGCCTGATAATAAAATATACACCTAACGGCGACATAGCGTGGGTACGGACCTACAACGGAACCGGAAACGGCTATGATGCCCTTTATAAACTTGTAATTGACAGCAACAGCGATATTTATGCCTGCGGCGAATCGACAGGAGCCGACACAGGACGGGATTGCCTGATAGTGAAATATTCTTCGGCCGGCACTTTATTGTGGGCGCAAACTTATGACGGCCAGGATCATTTTTGGGACGGACTGGGAGCAATGGCGATTGATTCGGCCGGAAATGTTTATGTTACAGGCTCAGTCGAGACGATATTCGATTCAAATTATGTAACAATGAAATATTCGCCGGCGGGGGGCAGACTCTGGACGGCATTTTATACCGGCACGGCAACGGGCTGGGATTATTCCTACGCAATCGCTGTCAGTTCGGACGGCAATGTTGTGGTAACGGGATACAGCGAAGGGGCAACCAGTGTCGACGCTGCTACTATAAAATATAATTCCGCGACAGGCGCACAGATTTGGGCAAGCAGATATAACGGCGCGGGCGATTCGACCGATTATGCCAATGCAATAGCAGCCGATAATTTCGGCAATGTTTATATCCACGGCACAAGCGTTGAGAGCGGCTCGGCAGATTATCTTACAATCTGCTATGACTCGAACGGCGTGAAAAACTGGAAGATGAATTATAATGCGAATTCACTGGCCGATATCGGCAGCGCACAAATAATTGTTGATAATAGTAATATGTATGTAACGGGCTACAGTATGGCCTCGATAAATAATTACGATTACGCGACCATTAAATATACGATAACTAACCCATGTCCCGTACCGCCTGCGGGCGATTTAAACGGCGACTGTCAGGTAAACTTACTTGACCTTACAGTTTTTGCCGGCAGCTATACAGGCTGGGAAACAGATTATCCTGTGCTTAAAGATATAGCCGATACCTGGCTGGAGTGCGGCCTGGCAGAGCAGGGCGACTGCTGGCAGTAAAAAACGGGAACACAGAACATAGAACACAGCATACAGAATTCTGAATTCTGATTTATACACATCATTTTCTACAATTTTTTTAGAGGATTTCCAATGAACAGTATTATTCTATCTCCACATCGTGTTACAGAGGCAAACGGTTTTTACGAAACGCTCAAAAGAACAAGGCCGCGGACAAAAAATGACCTGAAAAATTATCTAAAAGTTTTTCTGGACCTTGATATAGGCGATGTGAAAATCTGTCCCGAACATAATACTCCGATGGATTATTTGTGGCACTGCTATAACAGCGATTTTGCCGGCAGCGCAAGCGGCGATTGCGTCGTCTGGGCAGGACGCGGCGGGGGGAAAACTCTTTTGGCCGCTGCCGCGACACTTTTAGACAGTATTTTCAAGCCCGGCTGTAAAACGAGAATACTTGCAGGCAGCGAAACGCAGGCGCAAAGGATGTACGATTATCTGCTTGGCTTTTTAAGAGAAGGGTTTGAGAATTTTCTTGCCGAACCGATACACAAAAACAAATGCTGCTTTCTGAATGGTTCGGATGTCGAGGTGCTGACGCAATCGGCAACAAGTGTGCGGGGCAGTCATATTCAGAAACTGCGATGCGATGAAGTGGAGCTGTTCGACAGGCAGATTTTCGAGGCGGCAAAATTCATTACCAAAAGCACAGACAAAATAGTCGGTGCTATGGAAACCTTAAGCACAATGCATCAGCCCTTCGGAATTATGCACGACCTTGTCGGCAAGGCCGCCTCGGCCGGTGTTCCGATATTCAAATGGTGCGTATGGGAAGTGATTGAAAACTGCAAAGACCGCTCGTGCAGTTGTTGTCCGCTAAACAGCGATTGTCACGGCAGGGCAAGAAAGGCAAACGGATATCTGAAAATCGATGATTGTTTAGCGCAGATGCGCAGAAGCAGCAGGGCGGCGTTTGAGTCTGAAATGCTGTGTCTGCGGCCGTCGCTGGAAAATGTAGTCTTTGCGGAGTTTGAGCCTGATATTCATATAGCGCCTGTCGAATATAATTCTGATTTGCCGCTGTATCGCGCGA from Phycisphaerae bacterium harbors:
- a CDS encoding SBBP repeat-containing protein; its protein translation is MKYSLKSSVIIPAIIISILSLSIGTSTAAGEDSNSISVIKVGPTTLGDSLSLEQLQKITVMFMDSPPFPPKDIQRLSVTEMSQSAVMLSVPTSVWTYGCSATSAGMIFGYYDRTGYPNMYTGPTNGGVAPLHDLGQGISTPIAGSCSIIATQNGFDGRATRGHVDDYWTGYLDPGPDPWEGNWTEHTWGGCTADYMGTNQWKWDFDPWSNGDGTRETNVDGSTSVFSYNDATKLYDYVPPSSLGLPQTELCHGLRLFAESRGYTVQENYTQRIDPLVSGGFSLANYRTEIDNGHPVMIQLEGHTMVGVGYEASSQTIYVNDTWDNSVHPMTWGGSYSGMAHWGVTIIHLIPLPPGQATNPDPNNGATNVSLAVQLSWTAGVNAVSHDVYFGTTNPPVFQGNQTGTTFNSEIMAGGTTHYWRIDEKNSGGTTTGVVWHFTTVNVRSLTTSTTAGGTVSTPGIGTFWYTKEANADIAASPNTGYSFVNWTGTAVTAGKVADPNSPNTTVTMSGNYTICANFDTSQKSLATSASAGGTVSTPGIGTYWYARNTDANVVALPNSGYFFVNWTGTAVTAGKVANPSSPNTTVMMSSNYTIRANFDTNLKFLTTSATGGGTVTTPGVGTYGYDKNTFADITALAEPNHIFINWTGTAVTAGKVANPNSPSTTVLIDADRTVQANFAFAIDPLQISWVQRYNGTVNGPDYAMDIAADSNGNAYVTGYAKNIGTDYDFVTIKYTPDGNTAWAKIYNRSSSTPDYAMAIAVDANSNVIVAGYDYTTYSGYDGVVVKYDSAGTQLWAKTYNQSGASDDRLSDVAVDANGNVYVIGRTNQDCLIIKYTPDGTLAWSKTYNGTGNNFDTFYKLAIDSSGNIYACGETAGAGTYQDGLIMKYSPDGTLLWMDTYNGSANQWDMLEAIAIDSADNIYVTGSVETASDCDYVTIKYSPAGSRLWTAFYAGASWGWDYSYAIAVSLDGNVVVTGYSEGETSSDAATVKYDSATGAQIWAARYNGAGNATDYTDSIATDKVGNVYVHGRSFEATSTDYLTICYDSNGNERWRVNYNGSAGLTDIGSAIAVYDNNNIYVTGCSMNSTSNYDYATIKYTIFEPCPAPPQGDLNGDCHVNFFDLAIFADGYTGWETDYVTLEDIADTWLNCGLLHQSECWQ
- a CDS encoding SBBP repeat-containing protein, coding for MPVSSVSQTSRKMDFQVFFIIAVCLCAISGSVFAAGPQIDWTARYNGTANSHDYATDMAIDSNGFVYVSGYAKNVSTNEDFVTIKYTPDGNTVWTKTYNRIGGSPDYSEAITIDANSNVVVAGRSKLPTSLNNDGAVIKYNSSGTQLWVKTYNSAGDSEDSFSDVVTDAGGNIYISGTANGDGLIIKYTPNGDIAWVRTYNGTGNGYDALYKLVIDSNSDIYACGESTGADTGRDCLIVKYSSAGTLLWAQTYDGQDHFWDGLGAMAIDSAGNVYVTGSVETIFDSNYVTMKYSPAGGRLWTAFYTGTATGWDYSYAIAVSSDGNVVVTGYSEGATSVDAATIKYNSATGAQIWASRYNGAGDSTDYANAIAADNFGNVYIHGTSVESGSADYLTICYDSNGVKNWKMNYNANSLADIGSAQIIVDNSNMYVTGYSMASINNYDYATIKYTITNPCPVPPAGDLNGDCQVNLLDLTVFAGSYTGWETDYPVLKDIADTWLECGLAEQGDCWQ